In the genome of Juglans microcarpa x Juglans regia isolate MS1-56 chromosome 6S, Jm3101_v1.0, whole genome shotgun sequence, the window TTCAAGAGTTCAGTTTTATTGCAAAACCATTGTGCattcttttacaaaatgatattgaatttgtttaGACTGATGAGTGCCAAAAAGTTTTTGATGCCCTTAAAGAATCGCTTAGCACCGCCCATATTATGCAACCCTCGCAGTGGGACATTCCCTTTGAAATTATGACTGATGCAAGTGATTATGCGTTGGGTGTTGTTTTGGGGTAGCGTGTGGATAATAGGccttttgtgatttattatgcCAGTAGAACCTTGAATGATGCCCAGAAAAATTACACCACTAttgaaaaagaattgcttgCAGTGGTTTTTGCACTTGATAAATTTTGGGCTTACATTCTTGGTTCCCCTGTTACTATTTTCACTGACCACTCTGCTCTTAAGTATTTGTTGgctaagaaagatgcaaaactaTGCTTGATTCGCTGGATTTTACTATTTCAAGAGTTTAACATCACCATTAAGGACAAGAAAAGAGTCAAAAATGTGATAGCTGACCATCTCTCCAGATTCCCACCATCCTCCCTTTCAAATGTCATCCTCCCTCTTAATGATAGTTTCCTGGATGAGCAACTCTTTGTGATTCATAGAGCTCCCTGGTATGCTGACATAGTCAACTATCTGGTGACTGAGCAAATGCCTTCTGAATGGTCCACCTAAGATAAGCGCCGATTTCTCTCAGAGGTATGAcacttttactttgatgatccatacattttcaaatattgttcggACCAATTGATTCGAAGATGCATTCCTGATGATGAGTTTTCCTCTGTGTTGAGATTTTGTCATTTGGGTGCATGTGGTGGTCATTTTTAGCAAACAAAACAATCGCTAAAATTTTGCATAGTAGTTTTTACTGGCCTTCCATGTTTAaagatgcttataatttttgtaaggctTGTGAGTTTTGTCAAAAATTGAGATCCATTAGCAAAATATACATGATGCCTCTTTCCCCTATTCTTACTTTAGAAATTTTTGACTGTTGGGAAATAGACCTCATGAGACATTTTCCAGTTTTCTTTagaaacacatatattttattggttgtagattatgtttcaaaatgggTGGAGGCCGTCGCTTGCAAAAGAGACATGGTTGTGGATTATGTTTCTAAAGTTTTTGCAATCTCTATTTGCTTGTTTTGGCATGCCCAAAGTTATCATTAGTGATGTGGttctcatttttgcaacaaaccattTTCTACACTCATGAAGAAATATGGTATTACACACCGAGTTTCTACCcctatcaccctcaaacaaatgGGCAAGCAGAATTggcaaataaaaatatcaaaatcattttggagAAAATTATCAATCGTAATAGGGAAAATTGATCAGTTAAGCTTCTTGATGCTTTGTGGGCTTATATGACAACTTTTAAAACTAATCTAGGGATGTCCACTTATCGATTAGTTTTTTGTAAAGCTTGTCATTTACTTGTTGATATTCAGCATCGAGCTCTTTGGGctataaaacatgttaacatgtcaCTTGATGAAACTTCAGGGTTGAGAAAATTATAGATCAATGAATTGGATGAATCTCGTCGAAATGCCTATGACAACGCTCAGCTGGCAAAGGAACACATGAAAATTCTATATGATCAAAAAATTCATCCCCAATCATTTCACACTTGGCTAGGAAGTTTTTCTTTACAACTctcacttacataattttccTGGTAAATTAAAATCCCGATGGAGTGAGCCGTACATTGTAAAGAAGGTTCATCCTCACGGGACAGTAGGTATTGTCAATCCGAAGAAAGGCAATAGCTTCACTGTCAATGGACAACATCTAAAGTCGTTTATGACTGCCTTTGATTCAAACTAATagatcttgcttgtgcaagatttcagggaagtgttttgatctttttcccctttacaactttgtttaattgcattttattttttatatttattcgttgttttgctttgattgtATATCACATGTTTGGTTGTCTGTATTGCTTACTTATTCTGgtgcacttttttttctttcgttcGATTTATTGAGgaccatgtctctcactagttAGGGGTAACGTGTgtgtaaagatttttttaaaagaaattgcattaatgtgatgtgcATTCATACACATATGATTGACACACTCTCCATTtctagtattttgtgaaatctaaGCATCTTTGTGAAGTAGTTGAAcataatcattttgtgaagatttatttttaagcttAAGCACAGAGCATGATTTTTTATGCATcacattttgttgatgtgtagcTTGAAACATCAGGATGCTATActcattgagatgagacttggtgagatttttgtagaacgaatgataagttttgaaggacattttgcacatACTTACATTTGTAGTGTTCCTCAAATTATTGTTTATTGATTTAACACAGGAGAAGTAAACTGCAGGATTATTGagcttttttccaaaaaaaaaaaaaaaaaaaaaagaaaaaaagaaaagaaagacgaAAGTGATTTATGGAACTTTCTTAAATTAAGGGCTAGAAACAGTTACCCAAGACTTTGGGGGTTGAGTGTTCTAAAAACAGAGCTGGCGTGAAACCTGCTAGTCTCTTTagctttgaggtagttagaattagaaatgattaatcttaaggttgaaaaattctatgacaaatcatggctagtaatAAAGAATACACAACCAGTTTAGCATtacacacacatttgagttctgAGACATTTGTGTCAGTTCTATGTGAAATATTGTTGAAATAGTCTTGGTGGGTATAGTTCCTAGGGGTTGAGTAGTAACGTGTCACTTTTGTGAAAATTCATAATTGTGTTTGATTGCTTCTGTTTGGATTTtgatctttatgcaatattcatctcaattaattttcactattttgctcaaggattagcaaaacgctagttggggggtgtgatTAAGTTgtattattgcatatttttttacttctagaacctatatatttaaatgctttcattacattattattgattttagatggaaaaatggttaaaatgcataaatccgagttgtgattaAATGGGTTAATAGCAtggtttatgcttaattttataacttgtgatttaattggataatgttccTTCACATgaacaacatatttttgatattgtattcttcctttttattttattttattttatttcttttctaatttctattttttttataggcgaAGAAATGAAActcatgaaaaaagaaaaaaaaatcacgtttGCATGTGGgcccattttcttttcatttgggTTTTGACCCAACACACATTTGTGATTTGGGACAACGCGAATGAGAGaggattttatttcttctttttcatttttgaacgGCTGGGAAGAAACGAACGAAAACAAAAGGAGAGCGTCCCGGCTTGAAGAATCTCAAGGGGTCCAAACTACAGTTTCTCCAGCCTCCTCAACTGCtttccatcttcatctccatccatttggtttactcttttcttttcctaatctctatttaattttagtctgaattttatagtgtatttttgagatttttaatttagaatcaTTTGATTTTGGATAATTTATTTTCAGTATGTTTAAGTTTGATGTAGTTAtctttcttgctcttttaactTTTcgtttaacagtgattacaattgctatggattgattttgagaatttgtaatttgaatacaatgataaaccctagaatcttgattttggaacttttcaatttttagttcgtattttttcaattactttctaatctagtttaattcttagcttagttttattaatctaatAGTTCtattgcatattagattaattaaatcttaattagaacttaaataatttcagttttattaattaattttctaattaactgagattgtttagcttagttgGTTCCTTgatgttaatttcaatttgttagtcttttaaatttcattttgacattcaaaaaaatctagaaatatGAATCTAGTTCATGACTAGTGCCTTTTTTATTCTCGTtacactcttccattcattgcacataccatcacttttattttctttttgtgaatattttcaccattttaaacaagattgattttaagtaactctTTCTGAGGAGACGATTtaggaatttatttttaattattacgcaacaccctcctgcacttgggatagcctttgtgctactcatgtTTCAATGAGTCATATTTTCAtctgataaataatttaattatgtaCTCACAAGTACGCAAAATTATTGTACAAGCAAAactaaaaagattataaataaacAGTTGAGGAACAGTAAAAACCTGaaactaggggtgctaccctcCCGCTACGAGGCGGGGAcaccccttccccgcaccctGCCCCGCATGGGGCGGGGGGTGTGGTTTTCACCCCCGCCCCCGGGATGctggggcggggtgcggggtgGATTCCCAATCCGCCCCACctcttttcacttaaaaaaaatactatatttatttgatttaaaaattatttataagtgcaaaagtaattaaaaatacatttttagatctaaattataaatttaaattttgtaaatatgactataatttaaaatttatgtaatttttaaatttgttagtgcatattttgtgtaaattgtaatatattagtttttaaactatgtagtttttaaatttgccaatgCATGTTTTTTGTGAACAAGtataacaaattgtaatatatatttatatatacacaatttgtaaaatataaatatatatttatgtttatatatatgaatataatatatatatatatatataaatggcgGCAGGGGGCGGGGGAAATGCGGGgcgaggttgggccctccccgccaCCCGCTCCCGCTAAGGGCCCTAGATGCTGGACGGGGAGCCCCACCCCCGCATGGACAGAGCGGGGTTGCCTGTCCAGCCATGCGGGGGCGGAGTGAAAGCGGGGCGGGACAGCACAGCCCACCCCTACCTGAAACAAATTTGCCCATAgcaatattcattttcaaaattggaAAAAGTCTCACTTATCAGAGAcccttttcttatcttttacaATTGACAAATGATCCTTTCAACAAGAATGTCAAGAAAGGAACTCCAACCGCAGAATTTTGTGTCCCCCAACCTTTTAATTTTAAGTAGTGAAAACAAAGACCCCCCCCacccattttaattttatactatTACTTCCAATAAAAGCCTTCAAAAATGTATGATCCACATCACAGCACTAATAATACCACAAGACCTACCATGATGCATTATTGAGTTTCAACTCAATccactttcataaaatattaatgtatttgtGTCCCATCACCcaaaaggggaagaaaatgcCTCTCCAccagtcataaaaaaataaaaataaataaataaataaataaataaattaaaaaaaaaaaaagagaccaGAATAGCCATAAAAACCACTAGAAACTTGAGGGTAGACCCAAACACCTGCCAATGAAGCCCTTGTTATTCTCAGTTATATCAACTACAGCAGAAAACATCCAAAAGAACAAGAATCTAAGATAATCGCATAAACCAACAAGCAGAAAAGGACTGAGTTCTTTTTTGGGTCTATACAAAACAAACTAGGATCAATCTCAGTCATCTAATTACCTTGTCTTCTCTAACCATTTAGAGATAAATTTATCTAACCCATCTGCTCTAATTATgaaccattttccatatttcaTCAGGCTACAGTGATTATGCTATCACCATTGTTGAAGCTTGACATTGCCTGAAAAGCTGAGTGCCTTGATGGCGACTCCCTTTGCCCAGATGGCAAAGATGACTTTAGCGTCCGCAGTGGGGGATTGGTAGCCGACTTCATATTTCTCAAGCTAAGGTCAGAGAGAGCTAGAGCATGAGGAGCCATGTGAACAGGGATCGGACGGACGAGCGTCACGCAGCTGCATTTCCCCGTCCTAGATATAGGTTTTCCAATGGACTGATAATGGGGACCGGAACTACTGCCGGATCAACAGTCACTGGAAAAGCAGGAATCACTGGAAACACAATAAAATTGCAAGTATCGACCGGTGGCGGAGGTGGCAATGGGTGTGGCTGTGAGGCAGTATCTTGGTGATGCCCCAGTAGTTCTTCCATTGGAGTTGCCGTGACCTGATACACGCAATTGGGAAAACGGTCATGAAAAGCTTGgtcttaaatttttttgggttggtCGTTGAGAAAATGTAGGAAAATGCTAAGAAATTAAGACACCTTCTTTTCCCAGgggaaaacacaagaaaattcAAGAATGTCCCTGTTGACGACTACTTTCCCTTGAATGAATCGGATCAACATCCACAAGTTCTAAGAAACCAAGAGGACCAAAAACATTGAGGCCTAGCTTAGATTCAAGAATCactccaactcatctcattattacaatttttttaaatttttacataaaatataataaacaattcaaatttttttaatctcaaaacaataataaatattttattcaactttcaactttcatctaaaaccatctcatcttatcttaccCTCCAAACCTCAGCCAGTTCAGTTTTTGGAAAGTTACAATTCTATTCAGTTCGGTTTTCCTCTCAACTACAAAAATGTAGCAAAACAGAAAACCGAAGAAAAAATCAtaagacaaaaacaaataaaaaaaattacataggCAATTgtcaaagaaatagaaaaataaagttttagcatcccatttgattttttttctgttgTAAAAATAGAATGCTGAAAACTATTTGCCCCAAATCAGGTCAACTTCTCCACGTCTACAAGAAATCGTTAcgagaagaaattaaaaagttattcaaaatagaaaattattgtCTCAGGAACCAAACACACGGACAGAGAAAGAATATGAGAAAAGTGGAATTAAAACTTTACCGAATCGGTGGTGATATCGAAGAGGCTGGTTCGGCGGCGACGGCGGTTGAGGTTGCTGCGGCGGAGAAAGTATTTCTGAGCGTGGCTGGCGACCTGCGTCGGCGTGCGGGTCTTGACGAAGTTTCTTGATATACCTCTCCAATCTCCTTTCCCTACTTTCTGCAAACCCAGCAGGAATAGCTTGTGCTCTTCCTCCGTCCACGGAACCCctgcataacatatatatatatatatatatatatatatatatatatatatatatatatatatattataatccaTTATCCCcaaaaatcaatcaaataacactccaacccccccccccccccccccccccccccccccccccccccccccccccccccccccccccccccaaaaaaaaaaaaaaggacccaagatactgaaaaaaacaaaatgttttcTACAAACAAATCAAATACTGCATGATTTGgggtaaaagtaaaacaatcatacaaatgaatgaatgaagtaggatttatcaattaaaaatagTTTGATGATCTGTTTGAACTAGAAAATTAGCATTAGCTTCCAATTcgagcaaattaaaatacagaaaaacagagaaatcaattattttggcaatgaaagaaaaaagagagagattaagAAGCGTGTGTATGTGTGTGACCGTTGATCTGAATCAGACCTCGCTTGCGCTCGCGGTCACGGCTGGCGCGAGAACTGGGAACGGCGTCGTCTGCGGAGGCATAACCGCCGGCAGCTGCAGCAGTTGCTGCTGCGGCCACATCTTCTTTGCTATTGTTATTGAGGTTGACACCGTTGTTAACCACGGAACCCAATTCCTGCGGATGCAGCTCGTACTGAGACAGATTGCTCATACTCACGCTCTTCCTCATGGCGTCCACCACCACCCTCACCCCGAACAGCATGATCTCTCCCGCACCACCCGAGTCACCACCACACGTGCCAGACATCTCCGACGACTAACCCTTTtcacttcttcttccttctttattCTTGCTTCTCTGGTTTGAGTCTTGCCCGGGCCGTACAATCGGAAAAACAAATGgcacagagagacagagagagagagagagagagaggcaaagcGAATACAAACGGATGGACGAGTCTCTTCGCTGCcagcttagagagagagacagagagagtacATAACAGACGTGTGGCGGATTAGTGCGGATTTTATGGCAGTGGCTCTGTTTTTGTTCCCGTTGAACAATGctagaattattaaaaaattagtttttttatttgaattttatattaattatttttcaaaataaatagacagcgctattataaatatcatttatctaagatataattttttctaatttatgtgtttaatatgaataaaactattaacagtatccttattttataaaacatattttatttatgttcatCTGCCAATTCCAGTGCTCTCCTTTTATAAATTGAGAGATTATTGCAAGTCTTtgaattgtttgagattttataTTTGACCTCTACTgtctaaattagaaaaaaaaaaaaaagcaaatacaTAAAGTGGAGTTTTACgatgtttattattttcttataaactTTTTAAGCAACAATAAATGCTAGATAAGCacttatgtatgtatttatctctaattatatattgatgtgttttatagatgagaaatgatttgtaaagttttaaatagatagattttatgcaagtttttgtaaaaaagtagacctcactttaaaaagtataattttattttattttattttagtgggACTAATTTCTTACAAAGAGCCTATAcgaaatttgtctatttgagatttatacCTAGCAGGACTCTAAATCTAAGCTCTTCCTTTCCGCACAATCTGTCTTGACATGAACTTTGAAAcatttaaatgtgtttggatagacagtttcgataaaaacatctcatctaaaaTTGTACCGTACAGTAGTTTTGGctataaaacataatatttcatctcttaagttttgaaaacatcCACTTAAATGAACAGAAAATCAACAGTATAAAACAGTAAAAACTTACATGAAGTGCGTAAACAGTGTCAAAATTGACGTAAACAGTATGTGAACAGTGTTTGAACAATACATAAAAATGCACAGTGGGACCCTCCCCTTTATCAAATtccaaaaaagttaaaattatctcatctcatctcaatatacAAAACACACACTTtcttacaaactatctcatatcatcttaactcaaaaagttttattactattcaaaacatcacattttatcttatctaaaatgtctatccaaacacaccctagtgtaaattgtattttttctatttacttttacttttcaatattttttaaatatctttaaactttttttaaaaaattaaaaagtactattataataataattacttctttaattattaaataaaaataattaaaaaataaaataaaatacataaacaatcaaattaaaaaaataaactgcctaatattattttcattttaaaaagaagtcGTAGATTCAAAACTTGAGGCTTCGTTTAtaacataaattcatcttaatttattttaatttattattataatatttttaaatttcagcataaaatataataaataattcaacttttttaaattttaaaataataataatattaaaaaataatattttaataatattttatcagttgatctcaatttaattcaatccaattcaatatctaaacagaATCCGAGAGAGTATTTTGGGAATAAACGCACAGATTTCACACGTAAAAAAAACGTGTGGATATGTAAATGCTACGGAATTTACGCGACCTCGTGGGGCCACAAATTTGTACGTTAACCACATGCTTGGGAGAACCTTTTTAGTACGGAgcaattatttttcttagaaGTGCGGcggtaataaaatatttaataaaattaaatctgtAAATTAATATGTCTCTATCTAATTAATTGGATTAATGgtatttagtttataaaatttttctttatcattaaagcatttcttttttttaataattttggatacaattataaattgtataatgcatactcttttaaaaaaataatgaaatttattattaaaaaattaaattttcaagtGAATTCCATATTCGAGAATAATGCCATCTACGTTATTAGTAAGGGtagcaatatgtgacacgacccgttaattCAA includes:
- the LOC121237350 gene encoding LOW QUALITY PROTEIN: transcription factor MYB1R1-like (The sequence of the model RefSeq protein was modified relative to this genomic sequence to represent the inferred CDS: deleted 2 bases in 1 codon), with translation MSGTCGGDSGGAGEIMLFGVRVVVDAMRKSVSMSNLSQYELHPQELGSVVNNGVNLNNNSKEDVAAAATAAAAGGYASADDAVPSSRASRDRERKRGVPWTEEEHKLFLLGLQKVGKGDWRGISRNFVKTRTPTQVASHAQKYFLRRSNLNRRRRRTSLFDITTDSVTATPMEELLGHHQDTASQPHPLPPPPPVDTCNFIVFPVIPAFPVTVDPAVVPVPIISPLENLYLGRGNSCVTLVRPIPVHMAPHALALSDLSLRNMKSATNPPLRTLKSSLPSGQRESPSRHSAFQAMSSFNNGDSIITVA